Proteins co-encoded in one Malus domestica chromosome 09, GDT2T_hap1 genomic window:
- the LOC103419620 gene encoding adenylyl-sulfate kinase 4, chloroplastic-like isoform X3: MVHTWRKLSRIRQTLREEHCGMCFEWEFVPQGKLLYILDGDNVRHGLNCDLSFKAENRAENIWRIGSTWERTEESTSIINLFAIEFVREKVHE; encoded by the exons ATGGTGCATACATGGAGAAAGCTGTCACGTATAAGGCAAACTTTGAG GGAAGAGCACTGTGGCATGTGCTTTGAGTGGGAGTTTGTACCGCAGGGGAAGCTGTTGTACATTCTTGATGGGGACAATGTCAGGCATGGCTTGAATTGCGACCTTAGTTTTAAAGCCGAAAATCGTGCAGAGAACATTTGGAGGATTG GATCAACTTGGGAAAGAACAGAGGAGAGCACAAGTATTATCAATTTATTTGCTATA GAGTTTGTTAGGGAGAAAGTTCATGAATGA
- the LOC103410840 gene encoding 7-deoxyloganetin glucosyltransferase-like: MGATAVATKPHAVCIPVPAQSHIKAMLKFSKLLHHRGFHITFVNSEFNHKRFLKSSGPNSLDGLPDFQFKAIPDGLPDSDADTTQDVPLLCDSIRKQNFLAPFRELLMKLNGDAISTSTNPPVTCIVSDGFMSPFTITAAEEIEVPIVLFYTIAACSFMGCIQFRALVEKGLAPLKDDISLTNGYLEKVIDWIPGMKDIRLKELPTFFRTSDPDDIMFNFIMESTDRAHKASAVVLHTFDTLEPDVLGALSSMLPLVYPIGPLQLHLNQIPEHPLNIGYSLWKEETECLDWLNTKAPNSVVYVNFGSITVTTPEHLVEFGWGLANSKVPFFWVIRPDLVIGQSALLPAEFLAETKERSLIASWCPQEQVLNHPSVGGFLTHSGWNSTMESLTAGVPMLCWPFFGDQQMDCRYSCNEWGIGMEISNDVKRDEVEKLVNELIEGEKGKKMKNKVLMWKKLAEEATEPHGSSSKNLNMLVNQVLLRKI; encoded by the exons ATGGGTGCCACAGCAGTAGCTACTAAGCCTCATGCTGTTTGTATTCCAGTGCCAGCTCAAAGCCATATAAAGGCAATGCTTAAATTTTCAAAGCTACTCCACCATAGAGGCTTTCATATTACATTTGTCAACTCGGAGTTCAACCACAAACGCTTTCTAAAATCCTCGGGCCCCAACTCCCTTGATGGCTTGCCTGATTTCCAATTCAAAGCCATCCCAGACGGCCTTCCAGATTCAGATGCAGATACCACCCAAGATGTCCCATTGCTTTGTGATTCAATCAGAAAACAAAATTTCTTGGCTCCCTTCCGTGAACTACTCATGAAACTCAACGGTGATGCCATATCAACATCCACTAATCCTCCAGTAACTTGCATAGTTTCAGATGGTTTCATGTCGCCGTTCACAATCACAGCCGCTGAAGAGATTGAAGTCCCTATAGTGCTGTTCTACACTATTGCTGCATGCAGCTTTATGGGCTGTATACAATTTCGTGCTTTGGTTGAAAAGGGACTTGCACCACTCAAAG ATGATATCAGTTTGACAAATGGCTATTTGGAAAAGGTTATAGATTGGATTCCAGGAATGAAAGATATCCGTTTAAAGGAGCTCCCAACCTTTTTTCGAACTTCAGATCCTGACGACATCATGTTTAACTTCATAATGGAATCAACCGATAGAGCTCATAAAGCTTCTGCAGTTGTTCTTCATACTTTTGATACCTTGGAGCCAGATGTTTTGGGGGCTCTCTCATCTATGCTTCCACTTGTTTATCCAATTGGCCCTCTTCAATTACATCTCAATCAAATACCAGAACACCCCTTGAATATTGGATATAGTCTATGGAAAGAAGAAACAGAATGCCTCGACTGGCTAAACACTAAGGCGCCAAATTCAGTTGTGTATGTGAATTTTGGCAGTATAACAGTTACAACACCTGAACATCTTGTCGAGTTTGGCTGGGGACTTGCAAACAGCAAGGTTCCCTTCTTTTGGGTAATTAGACCTGATTTGGTTATTGGCCAATCAGCGCTTTTGCCGGCTGAGTTTTTGgctgaaacaaaagaaagaagtctCATTGCGAGTTGGTGCCCACAAGAGCAAGTCCTGAACCACCCATCAGTGGGAGGATTTTTAACACACAGCGGTTGGAATTCAACCATGGAGAGCCTCACTGCAGGAGTGCCTATGCTCTGTTGGCCATTCTTTGGCGACCAGCAGATGGACTGCCGCTATAGTTGCAATGAATGGGGCATTGGCATGGAGATTAGTAATGATGTGAAGAGGGATGAGGTAGAGAAGCTTGTCAACGAGTTAATCGAGGGAGAGAAAggtaagaaaatgaaaaataaggtCCTGATGTGGAAGAAGCTTGCAGAAGAAGCTACTGAACCACATGGTTCTTCATCCAAAAACTTAAACATGTTAGTGAATCAAGTGCTACTAAGAAAAATCTAG
- the LOC139187768 gene encoding 7-deoxyloganetin glucosyltransferase-like: MKLNGDAISTSTNPPVTCIVSDGFMSPFTITAAEEIEVPIVLYICLTNGYLEKVIDWIPRMKDIRLKELPTFFRTLDPDDIMFNFIMESTDRAHKASAVVLHTFDALEPDVLGALSSMLPLIVDLNPTYPIGPLQLHLNQIPEHPLNIGYSLWKEETECLDWLNTKAPNSVVYVNFGSITVTTPEHLVEFGWGLANSKVPFFWVIRPDLVIGQSALLPPEFLAETKGRSLIASWCPQEQVLNHPSVRGFLTHSGWNSTMESLTAGVPMLCWPFFGDQQMDCRYSYNEWGIGMEISNDVKRDEVEKLVNELIEGEKGKKMKNKVMMWKKLAEEATEPHGSSSKNLNMLVNQVLLRKI; the protein is encoded by the exons ATGAAACTCAACGGTGATGCCATATCAACATCCACTAATCCTCCGGTAACTTGCATAGTTTCAGATGGTTTCATGTCGCCGTTCACAATCACAGCCGCTGAAGAGATTGAAGTCCCTATAGTGCT ATATATCTGTTTGACAAATGGCTATTTGGAAAAGGTTATAGATTGGATTCCAAGAATGAAAGATATCCGTTTAAAGGAGCTCCCAACCTTTTTTCGAACTTTAGATCCTGACGACATCATGTTTAACTTCATAATGGAATCAACTGATAGAGCTCATAAAGCTTCTGCAGTTGTTCTTCATACTTTTGATGCCTTGGAGCCAGATGTTTTGGGGGCTCTCTCATCTATGCTTCCACTT attgttgacttaAATCCAACATATCCAATTGGCCCTCTTCAATTACATCTCAATCAAATACCAGAACACCCCTTGAATATTGGATATAGTCTATGGAAAGAAGAAACAGAATGCCTCGACTGGCTAAACACTAAGGCGCCAAATTCAGTTGTGTATGTGAATTTTGGTAGTATAACAGTTACGACACCTGAACATCTTGTCGAGTTTGGCTGGGGACTTGCAAACAGCAAGGTTCCCTTCTTTTGGGTAATTAGACCTGATTTGGTTATTGGCCAATCAGCGCTTTTGCCGCCCGAGTTTTTGGCTGAAACAAAAGGAAGAAGTCTCATTGCGAGTTGGTGCCCACAAGAGCAAGTCCTGAACCACCCATCAGTGAGAGGATTTTTAACACACAGCGGTTGGAATTCAACCATGGAGAGCCTCACTGCAGGAGTGCCTATGCTCTGTTGGCCATTCTTTGGCGACCAGCAGATGGACTGCCGCTATAGTTACAATGAATGGGGCATTGGCATGGAGATTAGTAATGATGTGAAGAGGGATGAGGTAGAGAAGCTTGTCAACGAGTTAATCGAGGGAGAGAAAggtaagaaaatgaaaaataaggtCATGATGTGGAAGAAGCTTGCAGAAGAAGCTACTGAACCACATGGTTCTTCATCCAAAAACTTAAACATGTTAGTGAATCAAGTGCTACTAAGAAAAATCTAG
- the LOC103419620 gene encoding uncharacterized protein isoform X2, with protein MVHTWRKLSRIRQTLREEHCGMCFEWEFVPQGKLLYILDGDNVRHGLNCDLSFKAENRAENIWRIGRSTWERTEESTSIINLFAIEFVREKVHE; from the exons ATGGTGCATACATGGAGAAAGCTGTCACGTATAAGGCAAACTTTGAG GGAAGAGCACTGTGGCATGTGCTTTGAGTGGGAGTTTGTACCGCAGGGGAAGCTGTTGTACATTCTTGATGGGGACAATGTCAGGCATGGCTTGAATTGCGACCTTAGTTTTAAAGCCGAAAATCGTGCAGAGAACATTTGGAGGATTGGTA GATCAACTTGGGAAAGAACAGAGGAGAGCACAAGTATTATCAATTTATTTGCTATA GAGTTTGTTAGGGAGAAAGTTCATGAATGA